In Kutzneria kofuensis, the DNA window GCTGGCCGGGCTGCGGGCGTCGCTGGCCAAGGCGGCCGACCGCGGCGTGGTGTCGGCGCTGCGCCAGGTGACCCGTGTCGCGGAGCAGTGCGACACGTGGGCGGGCCTGCGCGGCGGATCGTCCTTCTTCGCCACGATGATCGCCCGCGCCGAGGGCGTCGACGACGCGCTGCGCACCCGGCTGGAGACCGGCGCCAACGCGGCCGCCCAGGGCTACGCCGACCTGGCCACCTTCCTGCGTGACGAACTCGCCCCGAAGGCGCCCGCCAAGGACGCCGTCGGCGTGGACGTGTACCGGCTGAACTCCCGCTACTTCACCGGCGCCCAGCTCGACCTCCAGGAGGCGTACGAGTGGGGCTGGGAGGAGTTCTCCCGCATCGAGACGGAGATGAAGCAGGTCGCCAACCGCATCCGCGGCGGCGCGACGCTGGCCGAGGCCGCCGCGGTGCTGGACGCCGACCCGCGCTACCAGCTGCACGGCCAGGACGCGCTGCGCGACTGGATGCAGGGGCTGTCCGACAAGGCCCTGGCCGACATGCGCGGCGTGCACTTCGACATCCCCGACCCGTTGATGGCGCTGGAATGCAAGATCGCGCCGCCCGGCGGCACCGTCGGCGCGTACTACATCGGCCCGACCGACGACTTCAGCCGGCCGGGCGCGATGTGGTGGTCGGTGCCCGCCGACCGCGAGGAGTTCTCCACCTGGCGCGAGACCACCACCGTCTACCACGAGGGCGTGCCCGGCCATCACCTGCAGTTCGCCACCGCGGTCTACCGGGCCGACCAGCTCAACCGGTTCCAGCGGCTGATGTGCTGGGTCTCCGGCCACGGCGAGGGCTGGGCGCTGTACGCCGAGCGGCTCGTGCGCGAGCTCGGCTACCTCGACGACGACGGCGACCTGCTCGGCATGCTCGACGGCCACCTGTTCCGGGCCGCGCGGGTGATCGTCGACCTCGGCATGCACCTGGAGCTGGAGATCCCGGCCGGCACCGGATTCCACGAGGGCGAGCGCTGGACGCCGGAGCTGGGCCTGGAGTTCATGCTGACCCGGACGATCACCGACCCCGCCCACGTGCGCGACGAGATCGACCGCTACCTCGGCTGGCCGGGGCAGGCGCCGTCGTACAAGCTCGGCGAGCGGCTGTGGCTGGCCGCCCGCGACGAGGCCCGCGCCCGCCAGGGCGACGCCTTCGACCTGAAGGCGTTCCACAAGCAGGCGTTGGAGATGGGCTCGATGGGCCTGGACACGCTGCGGGAGCGGCTCGCCCAGATCTGAGGGTTGCTCACCCTCCCGGTCGGATCAGGCCGGTTCGATCGGGAGGGTGCGGCCCAGCACGGCAAACGGCCGGGGGTCGCCGGCGAAGTGGTAGTGCCGCAACACATCCTGGAAGCCGACCCGTCGGTACAGCCGCCACGCCCGGGACGGACCCTCCGGCGTGGACAGCAGGACCCGCTCGGAGGTGACGCCGTCCAGCAGCCCGCGCAGCAGCCGCTCGCCGATGCCGCGGCCCTGCGCGTCCGGCGACACGTGCAGCTCGGTCAGCTCGAAGTAGTCGCGCATCCACTCGTCGACGGCGGTCGGCGTGGACACCGCGGTGAGACCGCGGCGGACCTGCTCGTGCCACCACTGGCCGGCGGCGCCGCGATAGCCGTAGCAGATGCCGACCAGCGCGCCTTCCTGGTCGAGCGCGCCGACGCAGCGCCAGCCCGCCCGGATCATGTGCGCCAGCCACATGGGGGCGCGCTGCTGGGCGGTGCCGCTGGGGTAGCGCATCGCGGTGACGTACAGGTTGAGCGCCTCCGGCAGGCGGGCCCGCAGCGTCTCGGCGCTGAACTCGACCAGTCGCTCGGTGCGTGGCGACGCTGTCATTGCTGGTCTCCGGCCACGGTCGCAGGGGTTCCGCCGGTGACGGCGACCAACTCGTCGAACGTCGTCGGGTAGACGGCATTGGGATGCCCGGCGGCGGCCCAGACGACGTCGTACTCGGCGAGGTGCACGTCCACCAGGGTACGGATCTTTTCGGGGTGGCCGACGGGCGAGACGCCGCCGATCACCTGACCAGTGTGCGTTCGGACGGCATCGGGGTCCGCGCGCTGCACCTTCCGCACGCCGACGAGTTCGGCCAGGCGCTTGGTGTCCGCGCGGTGCGCGCCGGACGTCAGCACCAGCAGCGGCTTGCCGTCGGCGAGGAAGAACAGGCTGTTCGCGATCGCGCCGACCGGCACCTCGACCGCGTCCGCCGCGGCGGACGCCGTGCGCACCGCGTCGTCGAGCACCCGGATCCCGGCGGCCGCATCGGTCGCCCCCGCCGCCCGCAGCGCGTTGCGGACCGTGCTCACCCCTGGGTGCTCCTGATCGCTCACGCAGCCAATGACACCACGGCTGGGCCGTCCGAGGGGAAGTGACCCCTGTTCCGGCGCGGGCTTGAACCCGCCGTCGGCTACGCGCTATTCTCGAAGTATCGAACAGACGTTCGATCCGAGCCGCCGGCTTCCCCACGGCGGAGACGTCGAGCCACGACGCCTGCGAGGAGGCCGCTGATGTCTGTGCCCGTTCGTCTTCCCGAGTCGTTCCTGGTGTCCACCCCGCCCAGGTCCCGACTTCGCGCGGTTCCGTCGCCCGGCGCGTCGCCGTCGGCGCGGACGCTGCTCGCCCAGGCCCGGCAGGGGCTGCTGCAGGCCGAGCAGGAGGCCGACCCCGCCGAGCGCTTCGTGCGGGCGCACCTTGCCGCCCTGCGGGCCGCCGCCGCCGTGCTCGCCCTGCGCGGGCGGCCGCACCGCACCCGCACCAAGCCCATGAGCGCGTGGGTGCTGCTGGCCAAGGTCGCCCCCGAGTTCGCCGAGTGGGGCGCCTTCTTCCAGTCGTGCGCGTCCACCCGGCACGCCGTCGAGTCCGGCATCACCCGGCTCGTGTCCGCCCGCAGCGCCGACGACCTCGTCCGGCAGGCCGGTCAGTTCGTCGAGCTCGTCGACCGTGCCGTGCACGGGGCGGGGCGGTGACCGGGCGGGCACTCATCGACCACGACAGGTTGCTCGACGTTCTCGTCGCCGAGGGAGAGCTGATGGCCGACACGGCCGACGGCGCCCGGCCGGACCTGCCCATTCCCAGCAAGCCCACCTCCACCCTGGCGGACACCGTCCGTCATGTCGGCGGTGTGTTCCGGATGGTCGCCGCGCGGCTGCGCGGCGGGAACGGGCCCGTGCGGTGGGAGAGCGAGCCGCCGCCCGGCGGCGCACTGGTCGAGTTCCTGCGGGGCGGGCTGCACGAGCTGGTCGATGAGTTGGCTGCACATCCCGCCGACGAGGTGTGCACCACGTGGTGGACCTTGGACCAGACCTACGGCTTCTGGCGCCGTCGGATGGCCCACGAGGCCACCATCCACCGCGTCGACCTCCAGTCGGCCACCCACACCGAGGTCTTCACCGTCGACGACGACGTCGCCGTCGACGGGGTGGACGAGGCCCTGACGCTCTGGTTCGCCCACCGCCTGTCGGTGATAGGAGTCTCCGGCAGCTCCGAGTTCAAGGTCGCCGTCCGCTCCGGCGGCCGGGTGTGGCTGGTGACGTCCCATGGCGACAACAAGGCCGCCTGGCGCGCCTCGCCCGCCGACACCAAGTCCGCCCAGGCCACGGTGACCGGCGAGCCCATGACCGTCTAC includes these proteins:
- a CDS encoding DUF885 domain-containing protein, whose product is MSSTPRGVHQLSDDFVADYAALDPNAATHLGITGYDEDLTDYSPEGHESRAELTARAVREIGAAEPADDSERAAKAVFLERNGLLLEFHDAGLDLSSLNVIASPVQDLRQLFDLMPTETAEQWSTIATRLTKVPQALAGLRASLAKAADRGVVSALRQVTRVAEQCDTWAGLRGGSSFFATMIARAEGVDDALRTRLETGANAAAQGYADLATFLRDELAPKAPAKDAVGVDVYRLNSRYFTGAQLDLQEAYEWGWEEFSRIETEMKQVANRIRGGATLAEAAAVLDADPRYQLHGQDALRDWMQGLSDKALADMRGVHFDIPDPLMALECKIAPPGGTVGAYYIGPTDDFSRPGAMWWSVPADREEFSTWRETTTVYHEGVPGHHLQFATAVYRADQLNRFQRLMCWVSGHGEGWALYAERLVRELGYLDDDGDLLGMLDGHLFRAARVIVDLGMHLELEIPAGTGFHEGERWTPELGLEFMLTRTITDPAHVRDEIDRYLGWPGQAPSYKLGERLWLAARDEARARQGDAFDLKAFHKQALEMGSMGLDTLRERLAQI
- a CDS encoding GNAT family N-acetyltransferase — encoded protein: MTASPRTERLVEFSAETLRARLPEALNLYVTAMRYPSGTAQQRAPMWLAHMIRAGWRCVGALDQEGALVGICYGYRGAAGQWWHEQVRRGLTAVSTPTAVDEWMRDYFELTELHVSPDAQGRGIGERLLRGLLDGVTSERVLLSTPEGPSRAWRLYRRVGFQDVLRHYHFAGDPRPFAVLGRTLPIEPA
- a CDS encoding SAV_6107 family HEPN domain-containing protein, producing MSVPVRLPESFLVSTPPRSRLRAVPSPGASPSARTLLAQARQGLLQAEQEADPAERFVRAHLAALRAAAAVLALRGRPHRTRTKPMSAWVLLAKVAPEFAEWGAFFQSCASTRHAVESGITRLVSARSADDLVRQAGQFVELVDRAVHGAGR
- a CDS encoding maleylpyruvate isomerase N-terminal domain-containing protein encodes the protein MTGRALIDHDRLLDVLVAEGELMADTADGARPDLPIPSKPTSTLADTVRHVGGVFRMVAARLRGGNGPVRWESEPPPGGALVEFLRGGLHELVDELAAHPADEVCTTWWTLDQTYGFWRRRMAHEATIHRVDLQSATHTEVFTVDDDVAVDGVDEALTLWFAHRLSVIGVSGSSEFKVAVRSGGRVWLVTSHGDNKAAWRASPADTKSAQATVTGEPMTVYLWLWGRLPFTAVRITGDMDAVAALWALLRLATH
- a CDS encoding YbaK/EbsC family protein — its product is MSDQEHPGVSTVRNALRAAGATDAAAGIRVLDDAVRTASAAADAVEVPVGAIANSLFFLADGKPLLVLTSGAHRADTKRLAELVGVRKVQRADPDAVRTHTGQVIGGVSPVGHPEKIRTLVDVHLAEYDVVWAAAGHPNAVYPTTFDELVAVTGGTPATVAGDQQ